A genome region from Fervidobacterium changbaicum includes the following:
- the rplK gene encoding 50S ribosomal protein L11: MAKKVVAQVRLVLEAGKATPAPPVGPALGQRGVNLMEFCKKFNAVTADKAGLLIPVIVTVYDDRSFTFVTKTPPASFLLKRAAKLNSGSSEPKRKIVGKVTRQQIREIAELKMPDLNANDIEAAMRIIEGTARSMGLEVVD; this comes from the coding sequence ATGGCAAAGAAAGTAGTGGCACAGGTTAGGCTTGTGCTCGAAGCCGGAAAAGCAACACCAGCTCCTCCAGTAGGTCCTGCCCTGGGTCAAAGAGGAGTTAACTTGATGGAATTTTGTAAGAAGTTCAACGCAGTCACAGCGGATAAGGCTGGATTGCTCATACCAGTTATCGTTACGGTCTACGATGACAGGTCGTTCACATTCGTTACAAAGACTCCTCCTGCCAGCTTCTTGCTGAAGAGAGCGGCAAAGCTCAACTCGGGTTCATCGGAACCGAAGAGAAAGATCGTTGGAAAAGTGACAAGACAGCAAATCAGAGAAATTGCTGAACTCAAGATGCCAGACCTCAATGCAAACGACATCGAAGCTGCGATGAGAATAA